The sequence below is a genomic window from Aureispira sp. CCB-E.
TTCCAAAATATCAATATCCTCTTTAAAAGCAACAAAACCAACACTATATTGAATGTTTAAAGCATCTAGTTGTTTGCATTTGTTAACAAATTTTTCTAGGCTAATTTGAGTTGGGTGGAAAGTCGTCCATAAGGCAAAAGAGTCTCTACGAACAGCATCCATCCAATTGGTCGTACAAGATAAATTGGTTTGAATACTTACTTTTTTTACGTGTGGCAAATGACTTAGTTCGGTCATTGCCTCTTGGTAATATTTTCGAATCAAACCTTCTCCCCAAGGAGTAAATAAGATGCTTATTTGTTCCGAACGCCCTTTGACCCACTGGACAAAATTTTGTAAACGTTGCGCATCATCTGCTAGTTCTGCTCTAGTGTTTTTAGTTTTTGCAAATGGGCAGTAGCTGCACCCATAGTTGCAGCTCGATAGGGGACCACGGTATAAAATCGACCAATGATTCATAATAATAATATTTAAGGCAAGAGTTTAGTAAGTAGTCTAATATATATTAAGTAATCGTTCAGAAAAAAATTCTATAAAAATAAGGCTATTTTTTTGCTATAACTTTTTATGCCCACTTACTTAGATAAAAAAGCAGCGTTCGTTTTAATTATATTTTGAACCGAATGTAGGGCTTTTGCTTAAGGTTAAGCCAATTCAAATCCTTGCATCATCGTACAAACTTGATCAGAATACAGCCAAGGACCAATGACATCAGAGAGTTCTAAGCCAGTTTGGTTGAGTTGCAGTTTATGGTTTTCTTTTGGAGCCAAATTAAGCGCATACAATTCCTGTAACTCTGGCAAATCATCCAAGGCATTGGTTCCAAAAAATTGATAGTATGCTGCAAAATCTAAGTGTTGCCCTTCTAAAATGGATTTGATTACATATCGTCGCTGTTGTTCTTCTAAAGAGAGACGAGTGCCATAAAGTACCTTTTGAAAATCTTCTGTTGTTTTTTCGTTGTAATTATGGATAATATTTTTGATCCCTTTTCGTCCAACAGCATATTCCGAGCTATAATGTAACTTTTTGGTGTAAGAACGGGCACCAACTCCCAAACCTACCATGCCATCTTCAGGACTATTGTAAGGAGGAGCGGGCATCGTAGGGGCTTTCGTATTTCTAAAAATACGCATGGTCACTTGTTCGTATCCTTTTGACAATAAAAAATCCCGACCAAAACGATACAAGTTTAAACGGTGATCGTTCCAAGCTTTTTCTTTGAGTCCTAAACCTGTCAGAGGGCGTACATATAAAGGGTATAAGAAAATTTCCTCAGGCTGAAAAGCAATGCTTTGTTCCAGAGAATATTGCCACGAAGAAAGTGTTTGTCCTGCCATCCCGTAAATTAAATCAATATTCATTTCAGGTATTCCCGAATCTTTGATGGTTTGTAGTGCTTGTTGTACTTCAGCCGTTTGTTGTGGGCGACCCAATGCTTTTGTTTCTTCTAGCAAAAAACTTTGAACACCAATACTAGCTCTAGTAGTCCCTTTTTCTTTTAATAAAGCTAATTTTTCGACACTGGCAGTTTTGGGAGACATTTCCACAGAACTAGGAATAGAAAGTAGATCTGCTCCCATGATGTCTTCAAGGATAAAAAACAAACGCTCTAAGTCTGTTGTACTCAAAAAGGTAGGTGTGCCCCCACCAATAGCCAATCGATTAAAATTGGCATCTCCCAAGGCTGCCTTTACTTCTGTAGCTTGGCGTTCTAAGCTTTGTATAAAAGGACTTTCGTGGGTCTCTTTGGGATTGGCAATAGTGAACAAGTTGCAAAAACCACAACGCATTTCACAAAATGGAACGTGCACATACAAAAAAAGTCGCTCTTTGTTTTCTTCACTCCAAACCTCCTTTAAAGAAAGTGGATTCTCAAAAGGTCTATAACTAGATTTGTGAGGGTAGGAATAAGCATAACCTTGAAAAAAATTATCATTTATGATAGATTGTAATTTTGCCATTGTGTGGTATGAATATATAGGTGATAATGTCTAATGAAGTATTATTTTTTTAACAAAACCTCTAAGTAAGGAACAGTCCAAACGTTAGAGTGCCCAATTCGATGCCCTATGTAGCCGTCTTCTCCATAAGTAGTGCCATGATCCGCAGAACAAATGACAAAACTTTGTTGGCGGCGTTTATGGAGTGCGTTCATTAATATTGGTAATTGGCTATCTACATATTCCAAAGCAGCCGCATGACTTTCAATGGTGTCTTGCAAGTTATCATCCAAATAAAAGCAATTGGGCTGATGAATGGCAGAAATATTAATAAATAAGAAAACAGGGCTAACCGTCTGATTAAGCAAGTCAGCTGCTTTTTCAAATTGAACTTGCGTAGAATCCTTGTTGGTTACTCCGAATGATTCTTCCCAATAGCTCTCTTCAAATAAGTCTGGAAAAACATTACTTAATGGAGTTTGTTTGTTGAAAAAGCCAACGCCACCTATGCAAATCGTCTTAAATCCTTTTTGTTGTAGTCCTTTAACAATATTAGGGGCATCAAAGGTGCAAGTCTCTGCAACAGCCGTTTCGCTACCTTCAAATCTTGTTGCAAAGAGACGAGGTTGCTTAGGAGTTTCAATAGGAGTTGGCAAAAAACCAGCAAAAAAGGCATGGTGAGCAGCATAAGTAAAACTTCCTGGCGTATGCCGTTGTTCCCAGCCTTTGGGAGAAAGCCACTTAGAAAAATTAGGCAATTTGCCTTGCACCCAAAGCGTTTGAGCAACATCATAGCGTAGAGTATCTAAAGTTATAAAAACGAGATCACTGTCGGTGATAATTTCGTTCATATTATGCAGCATGCAGGAAAAATTTTAAGATTAAACTTTGGAAATTTATGCCAATGCACATTACTTTACGAGTATTGTACAATTGATTGTTAGTGTACTGTTTTTTAGTAGTAACTAGCAGATAATTAATTGGGTTTACAGAGTATTAAACTCAAGAATATGCTCTATCGTTATATCTGGTTTTATCTTGTATATCCATTCTCTTTTGTGGCTGACCCAAGCCGTTTTGATGCCTACTTTTGCGGCACCCTTTATATCATTAATAGGATCATCACCTACATATAATAGATGTTGCGGTTCCAGTTTCCATTGTTCTAATATTAATTCAAATAACTGTGTATCTGGTTTAGATAAATGATATTGTTGAGCAATGTGAATGGTT
It includes:
- a CDS encoding STM4011 family radical SAM protein, encoding MNHWSILYRGPLSSCNYGCSYCPFAKTKNTRAELADDAQRLQNFVQWVKGRSEQISILFTPWGEGLIRKYYQEAMTELSHLPHVKKVSIQTNLSCTTNWMDAVRRDSFALWTTFHPTQISLEKFVNKCKQLDALNIQYSVGFVAFKEDIDILERLRASINPNRYVWANAYKRIPNYYTEEDILRIERTDPLFRYNTMHHQSLGKSCQAGCTSFTVDGNGDVRSCHFIDTVLGNIYTHEIRDCLTPKSCINATCGCHIGYVHLDELNLYHTYADGILERIPSTYRE
- a CDS encoding STM4012 family radical SAM protein; amino-acid sequence: MAKLQSIINDNFFQGYAYSYPHKSSYRPFENPLSLKEVWSEENKERLFLYVHVPFCEMRCGFCNLFTIANPKETHESPFIQSLERQATEVKAALGDANFNRLAIGGGTPTFLSTTDLERLFFILEDIMGADLLSIPSSVEMSPKTASVEKLALLKEKGTTRASIGVQSFLLEETKALGRPQQTAEVQQALQTIKDSGIPEMNIDLIYGMAGQTLSSWQYSLEQSIAFQPEEIFLYPLYVRPLTGLGLKEKAWNDHRLNLYRFGRDFLLSKGYEQVTMRIFRNTKAPTMPAPPYNSPEDGMVGLGVGARSYTKKLHYSSEYAVGRKGIKNIIHNYNEKTTEDFQKVLYGTRLSLEEQQRRYVIKSILEGQHLDFAAYYQFFGTNALDDLPELQELYALNLAPKENHKLQLNQTGLELSDVIGPWLYSDQVCTMMQGFELA
- a CDS encoding STM4013/SEN3800 family hydrolase; translated protein: MLHNMNEIITDSDLVFITLDTLRYDVAQTLWVQGKLPNFSKWLSPKGWEQRHTPGSFTYAAHHAFFAGFLPTPIETPKQPRLFATRFEGSETAVAETCTFDAPNIVKGLQQKGFKTICIGGVGFFNKQTPLSNVFPDLFEESYWEESFGVTNKDSTQVQFEKAADLLNQTVSPVFLFINISAIHQPNCFYLDDNLQDTIESHAAALEYVDSQLPILMNALHKRRQQSFVICSADHGTTYGEDGYIGHRIGHSNVWTVPYLEVLLKK